The genomic DNA TGGGATCCACCACCCACGCTACTAGTGGATAATTCAGATATTCATATTATGATACTTGCTTTACCTTTACATTTCTTGAGCCAGctacattttctatttaaattatCCTCATTGCTATCTGGAGACTTGTCTTCAACACAGCAGTTGGAGTTAGTTTACTCAGTTGAGCTTAGTAATTTTAGATTTCTGTCACTACCACGAGtcattctgcaaaacacatgaGCTACACAGAGTGATTAAATTGGCAGAGTAATTGGATTAACAAACAGTGATTCGTTATGGGAGATAGACATCCCCCACATCGTTACTAGCTCAAGTAGGAGCTGCATTTGAACTTCCACCTCCCACTCCATAGGCCAGCTCGCTTAAGTATAAAGCGTCGCACAACATGATTTACTGACTGTGGGTGGACAGGCAATAGAGTAGGGCACTGAGATATAGCTCAATCTGACAGTACTGGAAAGATGGGACTTGAGTTAAACAGccattacaaaaaataatagGATTGCATCAAGTTCTGTGCAAACAGACCAATACTATGATACCAATTAGTTTTCTGTTTATATTCATTATTACAATAGCcgtccattttaaaaaaatactttcctgaAAGCTAACTCTCCCTTGAAATGTAATTATGAAGAGATAAAAGaccaaaagaaaactaaaaaaccaGAGTCTTTAAAGAAGTCAGGACTGCTGAGAAGTTACAGAGTATTTCATGACCCAAAAGGCTGGAAATGGGATATTTttaccagagagaagagagataccaaaagaaaatggagccaTTCTGCATTTAGTATCTAAAACTTAATGGCTATAGCTGTAGTACTGTTAAAGAGAAGGTCTCCCCAAAGCAGCTGCGAGTAGGTGGAAGTTGTCCTGCctatcttttaatttcttttgccaCTCATTGGACAGCAGCTCTACAGTCTGCAGAGATGTTGGACAGTGTGATATGCCGCTGGGTATGGGAATTAAATAGTAGAGTACTGTGGCTGCGTTGCCTTAGCATAATATTTGCAAAGAGGATGTGTCACAAGTGCATCTTTGGAGTGAACCTCCAGATGAAGCAATAGAGCAGATCTGAGTCATAATGCTCAGAAAACATACTTcataaacaaacataaaaagataaaaaaggagCAGATCAGTAGAGTTTCCTGTCCTCcgttttttacctttttttttccctaagaatATGAAGATAGCTGTGCTTCATAGCTAGATCAGGTCAAAAaccaagcaagcaaacaaaacaaaaaaccagctaATCAAAATTTTCTCTCAGtttgaacacagaaaatatgaaattatttgtaGGTAAGGCAATGTGCACTGGCTTACTACACATATTTAGGATAAATTGTACAAGTCGCTCACATAGGTGATACCTAGGAATAAAACAACCAGCCAAAGTAGTTCTTAATTAAGAAGTCATACCCAGCTATACTGTATTCCCTTTCAGCTGTGTACTTTCCACTGAAACTCTTTACAGAGTAATTTAGTTGTAGAAAACTGTTGCTAGAAGTAAATAAGGGGCATGACAGTTGCAACTGAGATAATTATTTAAAGTGTAAAATTTAATGCAGACACAGAATTCCTCAGAAACTGCTGCATGGtttataaatgaaaaactaTAGCAAATGACTTGAAGTCTGGCTTAGATACACCGACATGGCCAGATAGAGTGCATTAGGAATAAATTTGGATTTAAAGCATATTAATTGATGGTGTCATTAGTGCAGTCGTAGCCTACCAAGTACCGTGCCCCCCAGAACACCCAAACCCCTTGCTCTGTTATTGCTTTTCACAAGAAGAAATTAGTGGTTTAGCTTAATACAGGAAATGCAAGTGACATTAGCAAAATGACTGGAAGAACTtgcctgtattttttaaatattttccagtgatCAAGTTGAAGCAGCAGTCCCTTTACTAGGAAGGCACTCGCAGTTGACAGCTCTTTGACAATTAAGAATGTCATTTGAGTGGTCATAGGAAAGAATTCTTTGCAAGTGTCTACAGCCGTATGTATCTATAGGGATGCAAATAAAGAACTTATGACTTTAACTAGTATTTTGATTGTTGGCACTCAAAAGTCCATGAAGCTCAAGGGCAGAAGCGGAAAATGTGTTTGGAGGTTTCTCAGGTGTTCAGCTAGCattgatatttttcttacattgcATCACAGAATATTTGTGTCAGGATACCAGTCACAgattctttccctttttaaatcATATCAAGTATTAACACTACTTAATGTAGTATTTCTCCAACAGGAGCACTGAAAACACTTTTCCACTCAGTGGGAGACAGATTAATCACTCTAGCCATCTAGTTTCCCAAAGCAGGTGTGCGGGgtttttccctttgctgtagCTGTGTTTACAATACCCCACAACAGGAGGGCTTTACAGTTGTACTCTCAAACAGCTGCAGGTGATCTCTATCAACACATTGGTGTCTTCTATCCAATTCTCACACAACGTTATCCACATCACACATTGTCATCGTTAACACAGAAGCCAAAAATCAGAGAGACCAAACTGTCCTCCTTCTCTTACAGGAGGAGGTTGGCAGAGCAGTAAGGAAATTTGAAAGTGTCACTGCTCTGTGTAGTGCAATCTTATTtgactaaataaaatattatattattgCAGCACTATTAACCTGAAGATCCAGTTCTTTCAAGCCTAAACATAAgctttttaaacaggaaaatattcaaGATGATACCTTCATGTCAGTGTCAAAGTATATAATTTTGATATGGTAGTAAATAACAAGATACTTTTTTGGTTTATTAGTAATGTCCAGATGAATTAATAATGTCTAGATGATATGCATGCAAATTTAATTATCTTAATTAGCCTATTTTATCTTCATTACAGAGATTTACTCAGTATTCACTCCATTATTCACCATCTCATCTAATGGTTTACTGCATAAAGGGAGGTGTCATCCCTTTTATTTATCTCCCTTGTTAAACAGCAGTATAAGTATCAAAGTCAGACATCTGACATTTATATAcactttttatttgcttaggTGTATTTGCGCTTGGATCAGCCTGTAACAGCTTTGaaccttttcaagcaagggtTAGATCGATTTCCTGGAGAAGTGACTCTTACATGTGGAATTGCCAGAATCTACGAGGTATGCACCCACTATGCAATCCTTATTATGGCCAAGGTTAGCTGCCTGAGCAAGAAAAAAGAGCCAATAGTTGAATACAACTGTAAGATCATAAAAAATTAACTACCCTGATTTTCAGGATTTCAGTAATGCAAAACAGGTAACGTTATGCAAAGATACCAAAGTAATGTCAGAGGAGCCTTGCAGGCTTATTTGTTTAAATGGTTAATCACACTAGGGAGATCCTATTTACCCTTGACACACAGAAGCAAGTCCATGTTCAGTCAAGTGATCCAGATGTTGTCCATGTAGCTAGGTCTCGTTTATATATGTTTCATCATACTAGAACTGCTCAAGCCCGCTAGCAGGATTAAACAGCAAAATAGTCTACTCATCAGTaggattaattttaaagtagtttCATTTTAGCTTGGTAAccatgtattttgtattttaaaagtgtgtATTTTCTTGTCAAACAGTGGACTTATTAttgtttttcacagaaagtTGGTAATGATGGATGCTATtccagaaaaaatgttttaaagtcattaatttattttttttactacatTCATACTTGGCATTCTTTACTGTTCTCATCATTCTCATCTAACCCCTAAGCATTAATCCATTTTCATATTAAATCCTTTTTGTCCTtcagcaaggaagaaaacagctgcataattttttgaggcttttttttctgaattgttAAACAGTTTTTAGTATGGATATTATTTTGCAGAACCATACATAACATTGCATAACCCTTTAAGGAATTATTAAAAAGCAGCATATAGTTGGCAGGATTTAGTTTTGCACTGACACCTGAGCGGAGGATTATAGCTTCATTAGCAAAGATTTGTACTGCAGCACCAGGCTGTTCTCATTACGTAGACTCACAAGTGAAATATATGCATCAGGCATCTTAATCAGcggttttcttctctgtcactACATTTTGACAGTAGGAAGAGTTGTAgaccttttttggtttttaaaaaaacccgtTATTTTTAAAGGGACTGCTTTAGTACTATTTCCTTTAATCACaggaaatacagtttttcatAGCTAAATATGCTGCTGAGGTAAAATAAAAGCCTGTTCTTCAGTCATGTTGAGAGTACAGTGTATCTACAGCACATAGGTAGAAATTACTCCTCTCTAAACACAGAAGTGTGTTTTGATCttttagtgtatttttttctgatatggGGTGGAGTCCTCTGGGGACTTGTACGTCTCAGAAACAGTGTGACATTGTTTACAACGAGTTCGCACTAATTCATCTTCCAAGTAGCACACACctaagcatgtatttttgtacaGTATAGTTCTCTTAACTGGCATATCCTAGCTAGTACAAGTTTTGGTAATAAATCCATGATTCCTGTTTTCAAAGGCATGTAATAATTCTTCATATGCATTTATATTGTCATTTGTGTTCAAAGCAGTTCATGAGTTGACttacaaagcactgaaaataattgAGATATTGACTGGGGAAATAAATCTGCTGTATGTTACTGTAGTGGAAGACTGGCCGCGCAGTACTGTGTATCACTAGCATTGTGCAAACAGTAGCAAATGCCTATTGCATATGCTAAGCTTTtgaccaatattttttttctaaaaaataaagctttttgtaGCTATGGCATTGAGCTAATGACAGGTACAGCTAGCACTGATAAATTAATATACATTCTTGTCGTGGACGTGTGTGTCACTTGTGAAGATGCCAATCGGTGACGTTGCATTGTACAATCAGAGAACTGTAAGAGCATACATAATTAATTTCAGTTAAGTACTGTACAGGGCATAGATAAAGCACTCAGTAGATTGACATTTTAGTAAGTTGTGTGATAAAAAGTAgaattaatctgattttttccaattttctaGGAAATGAACAATATCTCCTTGGCTGCAGAGTTCTATAAAGATGTCTTAAAACAAGACAACACACATGTGGAAGCCATTGCATGCATTGGCAGTAACCATTTTTATTCAGACCAGCCAGAGATAGCTCTGCGGTTTTATAGGTATCTACActtgtggggagggagggtgaaCTGAACACATGGGAGGGTAATATGAAGGGTTGATTTTTCTAATGCTGATAGCCAAAAAAGAGCATTGGCATGGGGGGATGATTGAGCATTTGGGCAAATATAAAATCAGCATACCAACTTACATACCTTCTCGGCCAGCAATAATTATATCTCTCTCCTAAATAAGACTTGTCATTGTTACATGCGGAGTATGTAGAAGTATCAACAAAGATTATCAAAGCATTATTTGATTAATAAACAGGAAGTGGCCTTTCACAGCATGAGGCAGTTTGAGAACACTGGACCTTACTCTCAACAGTTGCATTCAGAAGGCACATGGACTTCCTATTTAGTGCTTTGAGAAAGAGTAGTCTGGGGAAAACTCCAGGTGGAGTCACGAGCGGTTGTGTCCACACAATCCCTTACTTCAACGTGGGCTGGGGTTCTCCCATGTTTTactgaaagcaataaaaagataATGTTAAACAAtgttgcttgctttttatttcaatgcagTCAGAGTGCAAAGGAGCCTGACTCATGTTCTTAAATCTGAGAGCGGATTAAGTAAATATAACCACTACCATCTCATTTCTGTCAGACATGAGCTGTTCGGTGCTTTAGGTTCAGAAGCTCACAGTCATGCTGCAGACAGCAGCCCTCTTTTTCCCTGGCCCTCTTAGCATATCTGTTTTTACTCTAAATattaataaacagaatttttataaACATCTCCATTCTAAACGGCACATGAAACAACATCAATTTGAATAAAAATCTGAGTTATCCTTCAAATGTAAAATCAATGTAGATTCACATACTAGATGTACTAGTACTGATTAGAGCAGTGTTGAAGGACAGGAATCGAGAAAAAATTGAAGCCTGAAGTTATAAAAAGTAACTGCAACAAATTACAGCTTGATTGATATTGAGGGATTGTAAAGAGGAACCGGAGAAAGTCTGCGTACAACtctgttttacattaaaatcaGATCATATGGCACAGTCAAAAAGTCAGAAGTTATCTAATTTACATGAAGACTGTTTTGCACAGCTTTGATTCTACTAATCAAAAATACCCTGCACTGCCCTTCATGAAACCTTTACCAAGTGTAAGACTTAGCATTTGGTTATTACACCCTCTCTGAAtagggagaaaggaggagagaactTTGTCATttgaaattaatgtaaaaaaaattattttctttcaatctAGACGGCTCCTGCAGATGGGTGTTTATAACTGCCAACTTTTTAACAACCTGGGCCTGTGTTGCTTTTATGCCCAGCAATATGATATGACACTGTCTTCATTTGAACGTGCACTGTTTTTGGCTGAAAATGAGGAGGAGACAGCAGATGTGTGGTACAACTTGGGACACGTGGCTGTGGTATGAAACATATTAACaacctttctgaaaaaaatcaatttcacaaaaactggaaaaagaataCCTAGGAAGGAGTCATTGCCCTACTTCGAAATGTGAAACCGGATAGTGTACAGGATAAAGCACAGTACAGATTAAAGGTTTATTGGCACttcagaagagaggaagaggcgaaagaaaaaagttctgtaCATCTTCACAGAATGTGGCTTACTCCTGCTAATAGGTGCTCCCTCTCCACTGTCTTTAACTTTCccttctttctaaaaaaattgcAACACGTACCAGCCAGGCCTTGAAGGCCTTTGCTGCATTACATGCTAATCTGACAAAATAATTGAAttcaagatatttttctctgagcTGTTATTTGTGCTACATGGAGCATTAGACCGATTCTGTtggtataaaaatacataatcaGCAGCATGTAGCAGACACTAAAGCACTGTGTATGTCATAGTTGAGAAGGCATGTTCCTCTGTCTTATAGGCAGCTATAGAAATATTGTGTAATTGTGTGACAAAGTTTGCTAAATTTCTACACTAATTTGCATTCTTTGCCCATTTTTgcagattttcttccagaagtttTGTTAGATTTCTGTTTAGCTGTGTGCCCAGAATAAGGTTACTGAATAAAAGTTATTGACCGCTTTCTGAGTTGTCTTCAAATGCTGATTATGGTTTAACTTAAGTCAGAGAGACTGAAATGTTCATCTTGATTGTACTGCAACTAGGATAAACACATTAATTTATACTGCCTAAAACACTGACGTTTGAACTGATGTGCCtatatttttcagcatttgtcACTTTTAATGTTTAACCTGATGCTGTATCAGTGTCTGTCATAACACTAGGGCATTGAAAAGTAGTCAGCTGCTCCACAGAAAGAAAGTAATCTTCCTTGATTTTTATCTTCTAAAAACTAGGCTTatatgtgatttattttaatctgtgtaGAGTTAGAGAGGCAAGATGCCTTCCCCTCTGGAGtcatctgtgtttttcttaCGGTAGCAGATAGTATAGTCTTTAGATGACATTTTAGTCATCTAAAAGTTAAATTAGATGAAGTGAATGTCACTTGGAGCATAGAAGTTTGTGCTGGAGAGAAACAATTCTGTCTAGAGGAAGAATAAGAAGCAAATGAGAGGGTCTAGGAAGAAAGCACATATGGTTCTGATCAGCATGGTTTTATGGTAATTTGTATTCCGTGGTAGTATATATGGGTAAAAAGATACTCTAGACAACAAAACAGATGCATATTGTTTCCaatctttcaaaaaattaaaccaCAATCTTACTTTTAGGGGATAGGAGACCTGAATCTGGCTTACCAGTGTTTCAAGCTAACGTTAGCCAACAATAATGACTATGCAGAAGCTTACAACAACTTGGCTGTGCTGGAAATGCGGAAAGGTCATGTTGAACAGGTTGGTGTTGAATCTCAGCCTAAGCAGAGTGCTTCCTTTGGCCTTTTGTACTAAGGAAACATGTAATTTCCCTGAGGTGGACGCATCATGTGAATGTCTAGCTTACTATTGCAGGCAGAAAACATGGATAACTTTTATGCATGTTTCAGTGTAGCCTCCATGTTGTCATG from Phalacrocorax aristotelis chromosome 9, bGulAri2.1, whole genome shotgun sequence includes the following:
- the TTC8 gene encoding tetratricopeptide repeat protein 8 isoform X4, which gives rise to MMGLFWKALDLAALATEHAQFKDWWWKVQIGKCYYRLGLYREAEKQFKSALKQQDMVDTILYLAKVYLRLDQPVTALNLFKQGLDRFPGEVTLTCGIARIYEEMNNISLAAEFYKDVLKQDNTHVEAIACIGSNHFYSDQPEIALRFYRRLLQMGVYNCQLFNNLGLCCFYAQQYDMTLSSFERALFLAENEEETADVWYNLGHVAVGIGDLNLAYQCFKLTLANNNDYAEAYNNLAVLEMRKGHVEQARALLQTASSLAPHMYEPHFNFAILSEKVGDLQRSYTAAQKSEEAFPGHVDTQQLIKQLKQHFAML
- the TTC8 gene encoding tetratricopeptide repeat protein 8 isoform X3, whose amino-acid sequence is MSNLHPLSTCSLILLAGRTGFKPRSINVKMMGLFWKALDLAALATEHAQFKDWWWKVQIGKCYYRLGLYREAEKQFKSALKQQDMVDTILYLAKVYLRLDQPVTALNLFKQGLDRFPGEVTLTCGIARIYEEMNNISLAAEFYKDVLKQDNTHVEAIACIGSNHFYSDQPEIALRFYRRLLQMGVYNCQLFNNLGLCCFYAQQYDMTLSSFERALFLAENEEETADVWYNLGHVAVGIGDLNLAYQCFKLTLANNNDYAEAYNNLAVLEMRKGHVEQARALLQTASSLAPHMYEPHFNFAILSEKVGDLQRSYTAAQKSEEAFPGHVDTQQLIKQLKQHFAML